The DNA segment CAGTGTTCCCTGACTACCGTGTTGTTCAAAAGCTGGGATTTTTAATGATGTGTTGTAAACAGTAAGCTTTTTTGAGGACTTGTGTGCGCAATGCACACCCAATTGATATTTCCTCTACATAGTTGCACGCATTTCATAGCCACCTTGTTAAACgctttcagggaccctttaaaggCAGACgtgaagtgccccccccccccccccccccggccttttTTTAAagtggggcttaacgtcccaaggcaACTCTAGAAATGAGGGACGACACAGTGGAATACTGATAATTTCTGTTGTCATGGTATCTCACATTTCACATCTACTAAAATATGGCCACTATGGCTGGCATCGAGTCAGCCTTTCCcggtgccctaaccactgagtcatcacGGCAGGGCTGGACATGCTTTTCAGCCATGCACCATTACTTAAAGATAAGCATTTTCAGCGGCATatccaagtgccataaccactactTATAGATTAAGGGAAATTTGCCCGCACGTCTGTGTGACGGAATTTTTTTCAAGCACTATGCATTCAGCGCAAGAGTACCTGTAGTTGATGCAAGGATTTCTGGTGTACTTAACAGTTATATGGTAGTTGCCTTTAGTATATCGTGCTGTATGCCTGTGTTTTCAGCTTTTGATTTCTTATAGCTTGCATTAGGTTGCTAGACTTTTGAAACGTATGGCAGCCATAACTCACACAACTGTACTGCACCGCTTTTAAAGGGCAATTAAGGCAGGTTATAATTAGTAACATCAGAGCAGTTACAATGTGTCACCCACGAGGTGCGAGTAGGTGCTGGGGTAGGTGGGCCTTATGCACATTGAGTGACCCTTGAGCGATCACTTCTAGCCCATGTTGTTCTGATGGCTGCCTGACATCTTGAACTTCAGCTAAATGGTTAGCAAATCGAGTTTGCTCATTGTGTAATATGTTTTCATTAAATATGTGCATTTGCAGATTTTGCAGCCTGGAAGGAAACGGAAGAAATGAAGGAGCAAGTGCAATTCATAGCATCTAGTGGGCCTAAGCGTTCGTCCTCAGGAGTAACGAAGATGTACCTGTTGTGCAGTAGGTCAGGAATGCATGAAAAAACTGGAGAAGGGAAGCGGCAGCCAAAGTTAGTGGGCAGTGTGAAGTGCAACAAGCACTGCTTTGCAACTATGGATATCTCACAAGAAGGTGAGAACGTAACTGTTGAGTACCAGGCTGAGCATTATGGCCATGACAGAAGTGTGAAGCATCAGCGCTTGACATTCACCCAGAAGAATGCCATAGCAGCAAAACTAAGCCTAGGAGTCCCTAATAACGACGATTTTGCTGGATGCACACGCAACTGGTGGAGATAAATTGAATGTGCTCCATACTTTGAACAGGCACGATGTTTACAATGTAAAACGCAAGTTTCATATTGGAAATGAGGAGCAGTAAGACCCAGATGAGTTTGTCAGCATGATGATGTGGATTGATGAGCTTCAAGAAACCTCAGCTTTGCTGTATGCTGATAAAGAGCTGCTTACAGAACAAGGCATAGGGAAGTTTAAAATGGCTCTTATGAATACCATTTGGAGGAAATTCCTGCTCGAATATTGTAAGAAAAGTTTGTGCATAGACTCGACTCATGGCCACTGGTTCTTATTGCCTGCAATTAACAACATTGCTGGTAATTGGCTACGACTGGTCAGGGATTCCATGTGCCTACCTTCTCCCAAAAAGTACTACGGAGGAaactatggttttttttttcaggcaatcaAGGACAGACTTGGTGAGGCACTTTGCACAGAGCTCTTCATGTCGGATGATGCGCCAGCATATTATAATGTTTGGGCAAGGGTAATGGGGAGGCCCCAGAAACGCTTGCTCTGTACTTGGCATGTGAAGCGTAATTAGAACTTGCATGTCAGTAAAGTGAGTGGCAGAGAAAACCAGAAAGTGGTCAAGGAAACTCTGCGCACATTGATGCTTTGCCCTAGCGTGCCAGAATTTGAGGCTATTCTTGCAAAATTTCTGGCGTCAGTCTGTGGTTGAACTCAGTCCCTTTATTGAGTACTTTTAAAGGTATTATGCAAACCGTCCAGAGCAATGGGCACTCTTCTGTAGGGAGGGTAACAACCTCACTACTAACAGCCATTTGGAGAGCATGCATAATGAACTGAAGACTGTTTACTTAGAGAGGAAGCAGTGCCAGTGGTTAGACAAGCTGTTGATTACTTTCCGGCGGTTCACTAATGAACGGCTCCTGAAGCAGCTTGTTTCTGAAGTGAGGTCCAGGGCAGACCACCGCACAGCTGACAACTTCAAGAAGCATTGTGCAGATGTCGCTATATCGAAATCCAGCATTAGCAAATCACTTGATGGTGCCTGGCTTGTGGAGTCGCAATCCTTAAGACAACATCAGTGCACAgtagggtcattccacgccaaaaaTCCCAGacattgcgctcgaccatctccaaattgttcaaaaaaattcatgcaaacttatcgtaatgtgcgtaatgaaagcccgaaatatttttgccgaaaaaaattttttcgtgaggtgagggcagtttgaatatttagaaaaggcgaggaaccaaccaggcactgctcaataaccAATAACAAggtcaaatttttagaaaacacaaaaaattttCCCATCGACATTTTCACAGATTCTGCCTTTCGATATGATTCAGAGGATGCAGCTTTACATGGcataaagatttaaaaaaaatcgaaaatgttatgaaaatttaccatttttgccgttttttgttttaaatatcaacttgctctcggaaattttGAAAAAGCCAATTTGTTTccctagatgtctagtacctataataattgttacaggtgatgaaactgcgtgcGCCAAAGTAAAATAAATACTAAAGTTGTAAAAAGTgagttttgagccaaaaacactcgttcatgtcaccctgaggtggtccaagtaaaaatacaaagaatgacgggttacgtagaacagtttattgcctttcactTCCGAAaattttatcgaagtaatttttgtttaaaacaagaaaagaatttttgaagttgagctcttgggccgcaagttgcgtcgtctcttaacgcctctttaCCGCAGAACACGGCACCTGGCATGGCATAACACATATCCAGAGAACTTCGTTCGCTGCCGTGCATTTTCAGGCCTGGAGCTGAAGAAGATATCGAGCGACATTCGGCGGGTGGTgtgcaataaacgagatcgttttcgctttcgaagttccaacagacccgctttggtgcggggtggccaagagaagaaaaacaagggcattcagcgtgctgtctcacatggaccacgaggagggctgaccagctggcatggcaggcgtatcacaagtaCTTTATTTATATCCGAACAAGATCTCGGAGAGGGCACGCCTCGGAGCGCATGCACGTGGAGGTGCGAAGTGCACACCACTTCGGCGAATAACGCGGcccgctcgcatgaaggtgcttcgcgagcatagtggctcgtctacagttgtcgctggagtattaatgcagaaattggactgattaaatcaaatacaacaaacacatcacatcggaaacaaccgggcatgagcctctgacggccactAGGCTCAGGTACCATGTGGTCCTACTGCGTtgcggattgtttcaacaccggatcgttctggtcatttacagatcggcgtctcacaagcACTTATGCTGGTGATTACGTCTGTAATGGCGCCGAgaagaatgactgactgcgacagaactACACCAAACAAttagctcacttgggcatgtgccgccctagcaacgttaagaaaatcttttcccgcgAATACCTGTTAGACTGCTCAACGTTCCCGTGTTTGCCTGCAGTGCAAGCCTCACTTAAGAACAGGAACTATAGATTTCATTTGGCTACAGTGTCTGCAGTATCGTACTCTGCGGTGAAAAGGCGTTAAAGACACGACGTAACTTGCggcccgagagctcaacttcaaggaatttttttctcgctttaaacaaaaatgacctcgacaaaaatttcaaaaattaaGGGCAATAAACCATTCTGtgtaacccgctattgtttgtgTTCTTACTTGGActacctcagggtgaaattaacgagtgcttttggctcaaaacgcatttttgcaaatttagtatttttttttacttctgtgtacgcagtttcatcagctgtaacacTTATTATTGGTACTAGAcgtctagagaaacaaaacggctatttccggATTTCCGAGAGATAGTTTatgcttaaaacaaaaaatgacacattttcattctttttttcgatttaaaaaaatatttatgccgtgtaaagCAGCATGCTCCAAATCTGTGCAAAAgtcaatgaaaaaaatgaagtgttttctaaaaatgtgAACTtcttattaattattgagcagtatctggtttctcgccttttctaaatattcaaactgccctcacctcacgaataaattttttttcagcaaaagtaTTTAAGgttttcattacgcacattacgacaagtttccatgaatttttttgaacaaactggagatggtcgagcgcaacgcctgggacgtttggcgtggaatgaccgtAGTAAAGGGGTGCACGGCATGCACAGGTTGCAGGATGAGCTGTCAGGAATGCAACATTTGTATTCACTGTTTCCATTGCACATGCAATGACTTCGGGAACAGCTTGAGTTTGTGCAGGCACATTCATGCTGTTGCACAATGGGAACTGGAACAAAATTTTGGGTTTCAAGGCCCACATGATGAAGATGGATCCCATTCGTCAACTTCTGTGCAGACTAGTTCATTTCCGTTGGACTAGCCTCGGGCACTTCTTGTTAGCATTCAGGCTGATTCTATTCTTCAGCCACAAAATTGTAACCTGGAAGGCGTTTGCGCCCTGACTGCAGATATATATTCTACAAGACCTCACGAGCAAGGAGGCTCCGGTTGATCCGTCAAAGGTAGAATTTGTGACGAAGAAACTTCACGTAGTTAGGCAAAATGTTAAACAATTCCGAGACAAGCAGCCATCCCTACCGAATTCCGTTCCTAGTAACAAAAAACTCGAGAAGCAGTCAGATTATTGGGCCAGAGAGCACCGCACCTCTGCATCTGCTTCGTCTGCATGCTTTCCAGCACCTACGGTTTTGCAGCAGGACTACTTAAAACAAATGCTTCTCAATGATGTAGAAGTTCCTGTTATTCATATCAACAGTGGCCATGAGTTTTAGTGTTGTACAGGGTATGCAGTCCAGTGTCATCATAACATCGCTCTAATTATCAGACATGCTGAAGGAAATATAGTTTCGGCTTGCATCGCGCCTCGTTTTATTAATGTCTACGTGATAAGTGTCCACAGAAGCAATCTAAGAGGCCTTCAATGAAACACCaaatagcaacaaaacagggTGAGAGTCATCGAACGGGCAGTCCCATCCAAAGTGGCTTAGCAGTGGCTTTCTGAGCTTTCCAAGCAGAGGAGTCGGTAGCCACGACTACCATGACAAATGTGCAAAAACTGGTACATGCTATAATGGtcctcgtagggctggttatgcaatCCAGCATCTCGGTACGGTGACGATGCAAACGTGCTGAGCGGTGTGTTTGCTAACGTCGAGGCGTTTGCAACATTAGCTAGCCGCAGCTGTTTTCCTTGTCGCAGGTGCCCGATGGTGCATGCACTTCGCCCAAGGAGCACTTAGAGCGGCAGTTGGAGGTCCGCTGCTGCCCCACCCTTGTAAACTGAGGAATGTGAAACGAAACCACGTGGCCGCACAATGCGCATAGCCATGAGAGaccccaaaacataccgaaaccCAGCTGGCCACCTGTTGCGCAACAAATTACAGGCTTTCTTTTGCCGACAACATTCAGGATGTTTTTTCGCCATCTTCCCCGCATAATAAAGGTGCATCAGCGGTTTCAGAACAAAATTTATGCACTTCAATATTTATCAAAAACGAAACCTTCACGCATGGTTGTGAGCCTCAGTGATTCGCGACTCCTTTTTGCTTATTTCGTCATtacacttgtacttgcgagactGGCCGCCAAAGAGAATGTAGCCTGTGTAGCTCACAGGTATCTGCAATTAAAAACGACCTCTATGTTTTCCCTCTCAAATCACACACCAAGGCAATTTAAAAAATAATGGGACAGAGCAGCGCCCTGCAGAAATGCCTCGCACAACTTCGGGCTGCAACAGAGCTGGTCTGAAAGATTGTAGTCCACCAAACCGATGATGAAGCAATCTCAGAACAAGCCTATTTTCAGTAGCAGATGGTGTGTCGTGTTAGTGCTTAACCACTGTATGcacagcactgaaaaaaaaacggttgctCCATCCGGCGGTGGAAACAGGCAGATTCATTTAGCTTGAGTGGATGTATGAAGTGGTCGGTGAATGCCTTCTCGACAACTGATGCAGCGATAAAGTCGGCTTCAGCCTGCAATGCCATTGCAAGAGCTGTTCTTGCGTGCGGTACCAAGCAGTGGAGCATGGACCATATGGACCACGGAAGCATGACAGCATGGACTTTGGAACGTTTACTGCAGGATAATCGTTGAGTGGCGACCTTTAACATCCAATGCATACCACACCTTTATTGCGAGCACTCTTCTACAGCCCCTTAAAAACGTATGAATGTATATTAGCTTTGTGAGGAATTCATGTCACGAAGTGTTTTACATATGGTACAATAAGCTTCATAACCCAAATGTCGCACGAAGAAGAAATGTTAATAATGTCAGACTTAAGAAAAACAGTATCGGATGGGGTGCACACGTCTCAGTATATGTCACAATCATTGGCAAACAGCCTAATTTATGATGTTATGACATCTCAAAGATAATTAATACAGATTATGAAGAAGAGAGGTCCTAATACAGGCCGTTGAGGAACACCCGATGTTATGATGATAGATTAGTTATTGTTAGCTGTAGTGCGTGCGATCACCCAAAAGAAGCCTTTTTAATAGGTCATTCCATAAATTTAGTTTAACAAttcttaaagagacactgaggagaaatcgaTGTGGGCTTGTATGGATAGAATACCAGGGTCCGTATTCAGATTTTGTGTCACAATAAAAAGCATCATAATCTGCctcagcggccacacctgattaatTCAAACGCCTGGAAGATGTCCGCACATCCTTACTCGGCAAGCCCGTCATCAAAGACTTGCAGGTGCAAACCTTCGTCAACGTCGTCGCAAGGAAAGTGAGGACCACCCTTCCCATCAGgcagcactgccttgagtggctgaaagaatccCAAAAATCAGATCGCGTGTGCTTGTATCTCCGAGAACTCTGCACAAAAGAGTGGCCTTCTCGACGAGATTTACCCCTTGAAGTGAGATCCTAGCTTCTACGAGCATCGTCAACAGTTCACGTAGaggacgatctgctactctaAGCAGCCCGTGTTTCTGTCCCActcacgtgcagaaagaaattctGCGCCTTTTGCACGAAGGTCATTTCGGCATCATGAATACCCAGACCCGTGCTAAGTACTCCGTTTGGTGGCCTACAGTGGCCAAAGACATCGCAACCACGGTAAAATATTGTCCAGAATGTGTCAAGACGTCCAGCAACCAAAAAAATGTCCCTTCAAAGCACCGAGTTTCCTTCAAGACCATGGGAGAGTTGCAATGAACCTGTCCTTCAATAGCCACTGGTGATTAATCGTGactgattattactccagatatCCGGAACTGACTCGTCTAGAGAAGCTATCATCGAGTACAGTGATAAATCACTACTAATCAATTTTCGCCCGACACGGCATCCCAGAGATGGTGGTCTCCGATAATGGTACGCAGTTCTCGTCCTCTGACTTCGCTAAGTTTGCTCAAGAATACGGGTTTAAACACGTCACATCAAGCCCAGAACACCCTCAGAGCAACGGAATCACTGAGGATGCTGTGAAAATCATGAAAACTTCAATGAAGAAGACCCAAGACCCGTACCTGACCCTCTTGTCCTACAGGTCAACTCCATTGAAAAATGgctacagcccctctgaactatTAATGGCGAGGCAGTTGCGGACAAAGAATCCTCTGACTCCCGGCCTAgacacatgcagtggctaggccgtctgcttggcttggcttggctgggCTGCTGCGTGCTCGCACGCGTCTCGTGCTCGACCCGGTATTCGCCTGGCTGGAATAAACATGTCCTGTTGGCGTCTTAACAGAAAACACCCTTGTAATGTACAAAAGAGCACGAACTAATATCCAGGTATCCTCGCTACAGGCcagtctcgcaagtacaagcacgGTGACGAAATAGGCGAAAAGGTAtctcgaatctctgaggctgacaaacatgcacgaaggTTACGTGTTTGATAAATATCGAAGTGTTTAAGTTTCGTTTTGAAACCGTCATTGCAACATCAGTACTGCTATGTACTGATGTTGTTTCAAGGATTGCGACTTCACAAGCCAGGCACCATCAAGTGCTTTGCTAACGCCGGATTTAGATATAGCGACGCCTGCACAATGCTTCGTGAAGTTCGCAGCTGTGCGGTGGTCTGCCCTGGGCCTCACCTCAGAAACAAGCTGCTTCAGGAGCCGTTCATTAGTGAACCGCCGCAAAGTAATCAACAGCTTGTATGACCGCTGGCACTGCTTCCTCTCCAAGTAAACCGTCTTCAGTTCATTATGCATGCTCTCCAAATGGTTGTTAGTAGTGAGGTTGCTACCCTCCCTATAGCCGAGTGCCCACTGCTCTGGACGGTTTGCATAATACCTTTAAAAATACTCAATAAAGGGACTGAGCTCAACCACAGACTGATGCCAGAAATTTTGCAAGAATAGCCTCAAATTCTGGCACGCTCGGGCAAAGCATCAATGTGCGCAGAGTTTCCTTGATCACTTTCTGGTTTTCTCTGCCACTCACTTTACTGACATGCAAGTTCTAATTACGCTTCACATGCCAAGTACAGAGCAAGCGTTTCTGGGGCCTCCCCATTACCCTTGCCCAAACATTATAATATGCTGGCGCATCATCCGACATGAAGAGCTCTGTGCAAAGTGCCTCACCAAGTCGGTCCTtgattgcctgaaaaaaaaacccACCATAGTTTCCTCCGTAGTACTTTTTGGGAGAAGGTAGGCACATGGAGTCTCCGACCAGTTGTCGCCAGTTGCCAGCAATGTTGTTAGTTGCAGGCAATGAGAACCAGTTGCTATGAGTCGAGTCTATGCACAAACTTTTCTTACAATATTCGAGCAGGAATTTCCTCCAAATGGTATTCATAAGAGCCATTTTAAACTTCCCTATGCCTTGTTCTGTAAGCAGCTCTTTATTAGCATACAGCCAAGCTGAGGTTTCTTGAAGCTCATCAATCCACATCCTCATGCTGACAAACTCATCTGGGTCTTACTGCTCCTCATTTCCAATATGAAACTTACGCTTTACATTGTAAACATCGTGCCTGTTCAAAGTATGGAGCACATTCAATTCATTTCCACCAGTTGCGTGTGCACCAAGCAAAATCTTTTTACTAACGCTGGCTGAAATAAATGCTTTTTGCCATCTGGTGTTGAGAGCGTCTCGGTtgctgtggcgccatctgctagCCTAGATCAAGGCTAGGTGTAGCGGCTGACTGAGTTCTGTAACACGGCCATGTCCACTGGCGTCACAATTGCTTGCAATCCGGGATAAAGTTCCTTCAAGCTACGTTAACTCAAGACCATCTTCTTCGTAGTGAATGCTCACGCTTCTTCGTTATACTCCACTGTCTGTCTGAGACGTGACCTCTGTTCGCCGGTTTGGTAGGCCTAGCACCACCACCAGCGTTCAATTTCGGTGAGCTGGCTTCCTGATCACCACGGGTGGAACAATTTGAAGATTTTCTGTTGCTACGGCAGAGTCTCTGGAAATGAATGAAATCAAGGTTCGTATGCATCTGTAGTGTGCGGGAGTTTAGGCGCACCATGTCCTCAATTCACTTTGCATTCGAAGGTGGAATGTGCTAGTACACACAAGTCAAGCAACACTTCACAGCCGATTACAGAAGTTTTCGCTTTCATAAGCACATACAGCAACTATCCGAAAGCGTGGACGCATTCTACTTTGCCCTGCGTTCGATGGTAAAGAAGTAACTTTGCGCCTTCAACTGCCGAGAACAGGCTGGAAATTGACCGTTTGTTGTTGGCCTGCTCGACGCCAAGCTTACAGAACAGCTGTGTAGCACGCCAGATCTGACTCTTGACAAAGCATTTTTGCATGATTGCTTGCACAAAGACGCGCAGAAGGAAACAATAGAAAGGGCGCAAGATGGGTctgtgcacgcaggcacgtgcatCACAAATCCGTTCTAACGGAGACacgtaaaaaaaacattgaagaaATCTTGTAACTTTTGCGGACCCGAAGGTCATGTGCATGCCTTCTGCCCTGTGCGCAACGGTGTATTTAAGTTTTGCAAAAAGAAGAGACCTGACGAGAGCGTCTCCGCAAACCTGTCTGTCTTGCTAAGCAATGCTTATCTCCAAGACACTTGCACGCAATTTCTGTCCCATCACGGAGGAAAAGACTTGAGGGCACGAAGTTTGTGCGCATGAAGGTCAACAGACTTCTTCCCAAATTTATAAGTGGACTAAGGTGCAGAAGTGACTGCAGTTCCCGGCACCTTTCCAGGCTTTTCGTCGGTGCTGGACACGCTGGAGGGGACTCTCACCGGGCGAGACAACTGCTAGCTGTGGGTTTCTGG comes from the Amblyomma americanum isolate KBUSLIRL-KWMA chromosome 1, ASM5285725v1, whole genome shotgun sequence genome and includes:
- the LOC144119833 gene encoding uncharacterized protein LOC144119833 — its product is MEGPSEPPAESPVRDKYQCPVCQAEFVLDQSRRRHVRKQHPEAASSLSGSAKASYSCDQCTNVFARRGQLLQHHEQNHGFVSRLSTHQFSSYYDFAAWKETEEMKEQVQFIASSGPKRSSSGVTKMYLLCSRSGMHEKTGEGKRQPKLVGSVKCNKHCFATMDISQEGENVTVEYQAEHYGHDRKMVVSDNGTQFSSSDFAKFAQEYGFKHVTSSPEHPQSNGITEDAVKIMKTSMKKTQDPYLTLLSYRSTPLKNGYSPSELLMARQLRTKNPLTPGLDTCSG